In a genomic window of Leptidea sinapis chromosome 14, ilLepSina1.1, whole genome shotgun sequence:
- the LOC126968113 gene encoding probable chitinase 2, which yields MMCVKYVCLFFVLSTFVAANEKKVVCYYGTWATYRNGLGKFDVENINSKLCTHLVYAFAGIDHQGNIISLDPYLDLPDDWGRDNFRKFNALKQNNPNLKTILAVGGWNEGSAKYSIMAANANLRKNFITSTTNMLLTYGFDGLSLDWEYPNRRDSVYGVDDIDNYTKLLKELKSEFVKHGLILTAAVSPTAATAALSYNIPEISQYLDQIEIMTYDMYGPWDDVTGHNSPLHKGEGFKNISKDMLNTLDVSLQYWLSQGCPPEKLLIGVPFYGNTFILANSNMSGVGVPSNGIGIAGPYTATRGHIGYNEFCNLVKTEAWSKRYDALSRVPYGVQGRNWVSYDDAGSISDKINYAVKFNVSGVMIWSIETDDFHGICHSESFPLLRAVNNVLDKALSTSKTTTSTSTSTSTSSSISTSTRPTSTTIIIPSTAVPSIPESTQTFECKKEGVFQNPKSCSTFFICVRIREGEFQLNSMTCPVGLYWDHILMTCNYPENVDCVIS from the exons ATGATGTGCGTAAAAtacgtttgtttgtttttcgTGCTATCAACATTTGTTGCGGCCAATGAGA AAAAAGTAGTATGCTACTACGGAACATGGGCAACCTACAGAAATGGACTTGGCAAATTCGATGTGGAAAACATAAATTCAAAGCTTTGCACACATTTGGTGTATGCCTTCGCTGGGATTGATCATCAAGGAAATATTATATCGCTCGATCCTTACCTAGATTTGCCTGATGATTGGGGAAGAG ACAACTTCAGAAAATTCAAcgcattaaaacaaaataacccTAATTTGAAAACTATTTTGGCTGTTGGGGGTTGGAATGAAGGTTCAGCTAAGTATTCGATT ATGGCTGCAAACGCAAATCTTcgaaaaaatttcattacaagCACTACCAATATGTTACTTACTTATGGTTTCGATGGCTTGAGCTTGGACTGGGAGTATCCAAACAGGCGTGATTCTGTTTACGGAGTTGATGACATTGACAACTATACGAAGCTACTAAAGGAGTTGAAATCGGAGTTTGTGAAACATGGCTTAATTTTGACTGCAGCTGTTTCGCCTACAGCTGCAACTGCAGCTTTGTCTTATAATATACCGGAAATATCACA atatttagaccaaattgaaataatgaCGTATGATATGTATGGTCCTTGGGATGATGTCACTGGTCATAACTCCCCATTGCACAAGGGCGAAGGCTTCAAAAACATATCCAAAGATATGCTTAATACCTTGGATGTATCTTTACAATATTGGCTCTCACAAG GATGTCCTCCAGAGAAGTTATTAATCGGTGTTCCATTCTATGGAAACACATTCATCTTGGCCAATAGCAATATGAGTGGTGTTGGAGTTCCGTCGAATGGGATCGGAATAGCTGGACCTTATACTGCCACTAGAGGTCATATTGGATACAATGAA TTTTGCAATCTAGTCAAAACCGAAGCATGGAGCAAGCGATATGATGCCCTATCGCGAGTACCCTACGGTGTGCAAGGGAGAAACTGGGTGTCATACGATGATGCTGGATCAATTAGCGACAAAATAAACTATGCAGTTAAATTCAATGTATCGGGTGTTATGATTTGGAGTATTGAAACAGATGATTTCCATGGTATCTGTCATTCAGAGAGTTTCCCCCTACTAAGAGCTGTAAATAACGTGCTAGATAAAGCTCTTTCCACGAGTAAAACTACTACCAGTACCTCTACAAGTACTTCTACAAGTTCATCTATAAGTACGTCAACCAGACCAACTTCAACTACAATCATAATACCATCGACAGcag TACCATCCATACCTGAATCAACACAGACTTTTGAATGTAAAAAGGAGGGAGTGTTCCAAAATCCCAAAAGTTGTAGCACTTTCTTTATATGTGTTAGAATTCGTGAAGGGGAGTTCCAATTAAACTCTATGACTTGTCCTGTGGGACTTTATTGGGATCATATTCTGATGACGTGTAATTATCCAGAAAACGTTGATTGCGTAATTAGTTAG